A window of the Cystobacter fuscus genome harbors these coding sequences:
- a CDS encoding WGR and DUF4132 domain-containing protein translates to MRRFELVEGSSRKFWEIEAGDTGFTVRWGRIGTSGQTQQKSFPSAEKARAEQDKLIAEKQKKGYAEVGSTPSAAAPPSASPPPPAPAKKARAAASPPPSEAPASTAPEAPVPPPPAADPDAPIAWTEALLRRVYPRRGGVAAPMRPLAPVKKSWALVREDFLERVPPGLIPEDTHKNNRTAETRAVAERISRPEPSLGTPEEDAVLVIFLQYQESWNKVPRHEPIIDLLFALGGPVHATRAALLSLDLYLTGAKALQARRGVNTQPQHQHYNLLSRGHLRGLPRLRALLATQTDDAGYQAARDAAALLRDSKVRRDASAFLFPTETSWVQEQAEEFITAQEPGIPFILSSVSEPDTLSPIIPQVDVWNLLREPNGHLASLLDGMGVHSLALLRELQPKPMGAEAVRVWAEITASINTDEAMQLLLDAEKEALPFLIEATVRWPHRALRLITPRASLRGKEGDQARSILGHLLRREPDATRAALPLLSDEAREVVARLQAQLGPDVPDAAPEQLPPVLARPPWRSSQKPEALPVLDGVVPPALPDALVWREGEQAEWSRRKGWEYKPYGSTPEEQALLSGKVDLARAKGRLDIRFFVYAPEALALAHLDGLQLNRYEEQWLPAIIARLGLAALPTIADFVTTHGTETYALLTPYAVTRLAPQMAEAFHRTKKARPTARAWLLRHPEHATAGLLVPALGKPGKAKDAACAALRLLASNGQEATVLDVAGRVSPQVREAVGRILAFDPLNLFPAKLPTLPENLGLDGLPRPLLRDRSAKLPLAAIRELATLLAISSLDAPYAGLEQVKAACDPASLARFAWSLFESWMAVGAPSKESWAFQALGPLGDDDTARKLAPLIRVWPGETAHARAVMGLDVLATIGTDVTLIYLNGIAEKVKFKGLQQKAQEKIEQIAEARGLTRQELADRLVPDLGLDESGSLALDFGERTFTVGFDEQLKPFVKDASGARLKDLPKPGQKDDAEKANAAVERWKALKKDAKTAATTQILRLELAMCARRRWSPEVFRRFFVEHPLLIHVVRRLVWGTYSPEGTLKDTFRVAEDRTFADPSEDTWTLPDEALVGLPHALELDGKTAGAWGQILADYQLLQPFAQLGRPTFAMEPAEREARKLERVKGVKVPTGKVLGLEARGWRRGAPQDGGVSCWMEKPLGDDHTAELDLNPGLYTGMLSESPEQELGVVQVRRDNTWGDEGLQAWGTLDAILFSELVRDLEGLRPA, encoded by the coding sequence ATGCGTCGCTTCGAACTGGTCGAGGGCTCGTCGAGGAAGTTCTGGGAGATTGAAGCGGGGGACACCGGCTTCACCGTGCGATGGGGGCGCATCGGCACGAGCGGGCAGACCCAGCAGAAGTCCTTCCCCTCCGCCGAAAAGGCCCGGGCCGAGCAGGACAAGCTCATCGCCGAGAAGCAGAAGAAGGGCTACGCGGAGGTGGGCAGCACTCCCAGCGCCGCGGCACCGCCCTCCGCGAGTCCGCCTCCACCCGCGCCCGCGAAGAAGGCCAGGGCCGCCGCGTCCCCGCCTCCATCCGAGGCACCCGCCTCCACCGCCCCCGAGGCACCGGTCCCGCCTCCACCCGCCGCCGACCCGGACGCCCCCATCGCCTGGACCGAGGCCCTCCTGCGCCGCGTGTATCCCCGCCGGGGCGGTGTCGCCGCGCCGATGCGTCCGCTCGCCCCCGTGAAGAAGTCCTGGGCCCTGGTGCGCGAGGACTTCCTCGAGCGCGTCCCCCCCGGGCTCATCCCCGAGGACACGCACAAGAACAACCGCACCGCCGAGACCCGCGCCGTCGCCGAGCGCATCTCCCGCCCCGAGCCCTCGCTCGGCACGCCCGAGGAGGACGCCGTCCTGGTCATCTTCCTCCAGTACCAGGAGTCCTGGAACAAGGTCCCCCGCCACGAGCCCATCATCGATCTGCTCTTCGCCCTGGGCGGGCCCGTCCACGCCACGCGCGCCGCGCTCCTCTCCCTGGACCTGTATCTGACGGGGGCGAAGGCGCTCCAGGCCCGGCGGGGCGTGAACACCCAACCCCAGCACCAGCACTACAACCTCCTGTCGCGCGGCCACCTGCGCGGCCTGCCCCGCCTGCGGGCCCTGCTCGCCACCCAGACGGATGACGCGGGCTACCAGGCCGCTCGTGACGCCGCCGCCCTCCTGCGCGACTCCAAGGTGCGCCGCGACGCCTCCGCCTTCCTCTTCCCCACGGAGACCTCCTGGGTGCAAGAACAGGCCGAGGAGTTCATCACGGCCCAGGAGCCTGGAATCCCCTTCATCCTGAGCAGCGTCTCGGAGCCCGACACGCTCTCCCCGATCATCCCCCAGGTAGACGTCTGGAATCTGCTGCGCGAGCCTAATGGCCACCTGGCCTCGCTGCTCGATGGCATGGGCGTGCACAGCCTCGCGCTCCTGCGTGAACTCCAGCCCAAGCCCATGGGAGCCGAAGCGGTGCGGGTCTGGGCCGAGATCACCGCGAGCATCAACACGGACGAGGCGATGCAACTGCTGCTCGACGCCGAGAAGGAGGCGCTCCCGTTCCTCATCGAGGCGACCGTGCGCTGGCCCCACCGCGCGCTGCGGCTCATCACTCCCCGGGCCTCCCTCCGGGGCAAGGAAGGCGATCAGGCGCGCTCCATCCTCGGCCACCTGCTGCGCCGCGAGCCCGACGCCACTCGAGCCGCCCTCCCCCTCCTGTCCGACGAGGCACGCGAGGTGGTGGCCCGCCTCCAAGCCCAGCTCGGCCCCGACGTCCCCGACGCGGCTCCCGAGCAGCTCCCTCCCGTTCTCGCCCGTCCCCCCTGGCGCTCGAGCCAGAAGCCCGAGGCGCTCCCCGTGCTCGACGGAGTGGTACCCCCCGCGCTTCCCGACGCGCTCGTGTGGCGCGAGGGCGAACAGGCCGAATGGTCGCGGCGCAAGGGCTGGGAGTACAAACCCTACGGCAGCACCCCGGAAGAGCAGGCGCTGCTGAGCGGAAAGGTGGACCTCGCCCGCGCCAAGGGGCGGCTGGACATCCGTTTCTTCGTCTACGCTCCGGAAGCGCTCGCCCTCGCCCACCTCGACGGGCTCCAGCTCAACCGCTACGAGGAGCAGTGGCTCCCCGCCATCATCGCGCGGCTGGGCCTCGCCGCGCTCCCCACCATCGCCGACTTCGTCACCACGCACGGCACCGAGACCTACGCCCTGCTCACGCCCTATGCCGTGACCCGGCTCGCCCCCCAGATGGCCGAGGCCTTCCACCGCACCAAGAAGGCCCGCCCCACCGCCCGCGCCTGGCTGCTACGCCACCCCGAGCACGCCACCGCCGGACTCCTCGTCCCCGCGCTCGGCAAGCCCGGCAAGGCCAAGGACGCCGCCTGCGCCGCCCTGCGCCTGCTCGCCTCCAACGGCCAGGAAGCCACCGTGCTCGACGTGGCCGGCCGCGTGTCCCCCCAGGTGCGCGAGGCCGTGGGGCGCATCCTCGCCTTCGATCCGCTCAACCTCTTTCCCGCGAAGCTCCCCACCCTGCCCGAGAACCTCGGCCTCGATGGGCTGCCCCGGCCCCTGCTCCGCGATCGCTCCGCGAAGCTGCCCCTCGCGGCCATCCGGGAACTCGCGACCCTGCTCGCCATCTCCTCCCTGGATGCGCCCTACGCGGGCCTGGAGCAGGTAAAAGCCGCGTGCGACCCCGCCAGCCTCGCCCGCTTCGCCTGGAGCCTCTTCGAGTCCTGGATGGCGGTGGGTGCTCCGAGCAAGGAGTCCTGGGCCTTCCAGGCGCTCGGCCCGCTCGGCGATGACGACACCGCGCGCAAGCTCGCCCCGCTCATCCGCGTGTGGCCCGGCGAGACCGCTCACGCCCGCGCCGTCATGGGGCTCGACGTGCTGGCCACCATCGGCACCGACGTCACGCTCATCTACCTCAACGGCATCGCCGAGAAGGTGAAGTTCAAGGGCCTGCAACAGAAGGCCCAGGAGAAGATCGAGCAGATCGCCGAGGCACGGGGCCTCACCCGCCAGGAGCTGGCCGACCGGCTCGTGCCCGACCTCGGGCTGGACGAGAGCGGCTCGCTCGCCCTGGACTTCGGCGAGCGCACCTTCACCGTGGGCTTCGACGAGCAGCTCAAGCCCTTCGTCAAGGACGCCTCCGGCGCCCGGCTCAAGGACCTGCCCAAGCCCGGCCAGAAGGATGACGCGGAGAAGGCGAACGCAGCCGTGGAGCGGTGGAAGGCCCTCAAGAAGGACGCCAAGACGGCCGCGACCACCCAGATCCTCCGCCTGGAGCTGGCCATGTGCGCCCGGCGCCGCTGGAGCCCGGAGGTCTTCCGCCGCTTCTTCGTCGAGCACCCGCTGCTCATCCACGTGGTGCGCCGGCTGGTGTGGGGCACGTACTCGCCCGAGGGCACGCTGAAGGACACCTTCCGCGTCGCCGAGGACCGCACCTTCGCCGACCCGAGCGAGGACACCTGGACACTGCCCGATGAGGCCCTCGTGGGCCTGCCCCATGCGCTGGAGCTGGACGGGAAGACGGCGGGCGCGTGGGGACAGATCCTCGCCGACTACCAACTGCTGCAACCCTTCGCCCAGCTCGGCCGCCCCACCTTCGCGATGGAGCCGGCGGAGCGCGAGGCCAGGAAGCTCGAGCGGGTGAAGGGCGTCAAGGTCCCCACCGGAAAGGTGCTGGGCCTGGAGGCGCGCGGCTGGCGGCGTGGCGCCCCCCAGGACGGCGGCGTGTCGTGCTGGATGGAGAAGCCGCTGGGGGACGACCACACGGCCGAGCTCGATCTCAATCCGGGCCTCTACACGGGCATGCTCTCCGAGTCCCCCGAGCAGGAACTCGGCGTGGTGCAGGTACGCCGGGACAACACCTGGGGCGACGAGGGACTCCAGGCCTGGGGCACACTGGATGCCATCCTCTTTTCCGAGCTGGTGAGGGACCTCGAGGGCCTGCGCCCCGCGTGA
- the ung gene encoding uracil-DNA glycosylase — MSSLKSLLPEEWREALGDVLASPGFRQLEEFVARERQQHKVYPPEEDLFSAFRLTPYGQVKVLILGQDPYHGAGQAHGLAFSVRPGVKPPPSLVNIFKELQSDLGLPRPKEGSLVQWAERGVFLLNAVLTVREAEPNSHAGRGWEAFTDAVIRAVSEQPEPVVFVLWGSYAQKKEALIDERRHAVIKGPHPSPLSASRGFFGSKPFSLANAELEKRGRAPVDWRLPG, encoded by the coding sequence ATGAGTTCGTTGAAGAGCCTGCTCCCCGAGGAGTGGCGCGAGGCGTTGGGGGATGTCCTGGCGAGCCCGGGGTTCCGGCAACTGGAGGAGTTCGTGGCGCGCGAGCGCCAGCAGCACAAGGTGTATCCGCCCGAGGAGGATCTGTTCTCGGCCTTCCGGTTGACGCCGTACGGCCAGGTGAAGGTCCTCATCCTCGGGCAGGATCCGTATCACGGGGCGGGACAGGCGCACGGGTTGGCGTTCTCGGTGCGGCCGGGCGTCAAGCCTCCGCCCTCGTTGGTGAACATCTTCAAGGAGCTCCAGTCGGACCTGGGGTTGCCCCGGCCGAAGGAGGGCTCGCTGGTGCAGTGGGCCGAGCGGGGCGTGTTTCTGCTCAACGCGGTGCTGACGGTGCGCGAGGCCGAGCCCAACTCCCATGCGGGACGCGGCTGGGAAGCCTTCACGGACGCGGTCATCCGGGCGGTGAGCGAGCAGCCGGAGCCGGTCGTGTTCGTGCTGTGGGGCAGCTATGCCCAGAAGAAGGAGGCGCTCATCGACGAGCGCCGACATGCGGTGATCAAGGGTCCGCACCCCTCGCCGCTGTCGGCCAGTCGGGGCTTCTTCGGCAGCAAGCCCTTCAGCCTCGCCAACGCGGAGCTGGAGAAGCGCGGGCGCGCGCCCGTGGATTGGCGGCTGCCAGGGTGA
- the gyrA gene encoding DNA gyrase subunit A, producing MADDTTDKPATPPAPPSGAVGELIQVNIEDEMRRSYLDYSMSVIIGRALPDVRDGLKPVHRRVLYAMNDLGNLHNRAYKKSARVVGDVIGKYHPHGDSSVYDAMVRLAQEWSLRYLLVDGQGNFGSVDGDSPAAMRYTEVRMERLAEEMLADIEKETIDFGPNYDDSLLEPLVLPTKFPNLLVNGSSGIAVGMTTNVPPHNMGEVIDGTLHLIDHPTATVRDLMQFITGPDFPTAGIITGREGIVRAYETGRGQITIRARTEIETSKKGDRESIIVTEIPYQVNKARLIEKIADLVRDKKLEGISDIRDESDRQGMRIVVELKRDAISGVVLNNLFANTPMETTFGAVMLAIDGGQPRTLTLKELLDRFISHRRDVVTRRSRFELRKARARRHIVEGLLVAQDLIDLVVSLIRASRDPDEARWGLMHILSPELYEQERFKNLQRIDYAQAKAQMALLESRARAEEPNYSGLEHRYEGAGFSEDQAKNILEMRLQRLTGLQREELFRELVDLVREILRLEDILAHETSLLNVIKTELKEIRERYSDKRRTEITGAVEEITSEDLIAEETMVVTLSHTGYVKRSPLSEYRAQKRGGRGKTGATTKEDDFVTDMFVASTHAFLMPITNKGRLYSLKVHELPLAGRTSRGKAMVNLVQFGEGERLAQVLVTREFGENQFVFFVTKKGVVKRTDLSAFANVRVSGIIALGIDEGDELVAVKITDGSKDILLSTALGMSIRFPEQEVRSMGRQAYGVKGITLEDGDEVVGADVVEKDTTILTVTENGYGKRTQEAEYRQQGRGGKGIIDIKTTERNGKVVGLVPVTDKDEVMLVTNGGMLIRMKAKEISVIGRNTQGVRLIALESAEEKVTGISKLPESEEDESEAGETGEAVASESASAAKSAPPEGAESSEDSESPEGSEPEQG from the coding sequence ATGGCCGACGACACCACCGACAAGCCGGCAACGCCCCCCGCGCCTCCTTCGGGCGCCGTGGGAGAACTCATCCAAGTCAACATCGAAGACGAGATGCGCCGCTCGTATCTCGACTACTCGATGTCCGTCATCATCGGGCGCGCCCTGCCCGACGTGCGCGATGGCCTCAAGCCCGTGCACCGCCGCGTGCTCTACGCGATGAACGACCTGGGCAACCTCCACAACCGCGCCTACAAGAAGAGCGCGCGCGTGGTGGGCGACGTCATCGGTAAGTACCACCCCCACGGCGACTCCTCCGTCTACGACGCCATGGTGCGGCTCGCGCAGGAGTGGTCCCTGCGCTACCTGCTCGTGGATGGCCAGGGCAACTTCGGCTCGGTGGACGGCGACTCCCCCGCGGCCATGCGCTACACCGAAGTGCGCATGGAGCGTCTGGCCGAGGAGATGCTCGCGGACATCGAGAAGGAGACCATCGACTTCGGTCCCAACTACGACGACTCGCTGCTCGAGCCGCTCGTCCTCCCCACCAAGTTCCCCAACCTCCTGGTCAACGGCAGCTCCGGCATCGCCGTGGGTATGACCACCAACGTGCCGCCCCACAACATGGGTGAGGTCATCGACGGCACGCTGCACCTCATCGATCACCCCACCGCGACCGTGCGTGATCTGATGCAGTTCATCACCGGTCCGGACTTCCCCACCGCCGGCATCATCACCGGCCGTGAGGGCATCGTCCGCGCCTACGAGACGGGCCGCGGGCAGATCACCATCCGGGCGCGCACGGAGATCGAAACCTCCAAGAAGGGCGACCGCGAGAGCATCATCGTCACGGAAATCCCCTACCAGGTGAACAAGGCGCGGCTCATCGAGAAGATCGCCGACCTGGTGCGCGACAAGAAGCTCGAGGGCATCAGCGACATCCGCGACGAGAGCGACCGCCAGGGCATGCGCATCGTGGTGGAGCTCAAGCGCGATGCCATCTCCGGCGTGGTGCTCAACAACCTGTTCGCCAACACCCCCATGGAGACCACCTTCGGGGCGGTGATGCTCGCCATCGACGGCGGCCAGCCGCGCACGCTCACCCTCAAGGAGCTGCTCGACCGGTTCATCTCGCACCGCCGCGACGTGGTCACGCGCCGCAGCCGCTTCGAGCTGCGCAAGGCGCGCGCCCGCCGCCACATCGTCGAGGGCCTGCTCGTCGCGCAGGATCTCATCGACCTGGTGGTGAGCCTCATCCGCGCCTCGAGGGACCCGGACGAGGCGCGCTGGGGCCTCATGCACATCCTGTCGCCCGAGCTCTACGAGCAGGAGCGCTTCAAGAACCTGCAGCGCATCGACTACGCGCAGGCCAAGGCGCAGATGGCGCTGCTCGAGTCGCGCGCGCGCGCCGAGGAGCCCAACTACTCGGGCCTGGAGCACCGCTACGAGGGCGCCGGCTTCAGCGAGGATCAGGCCAAGAACATCCTCGAGATGCGCCTGCAGCGGCTCACCGGCCTGCAGCGCGAGGAGCTGTTCCGCGAGCTGGTGGACCTGGTGCGCGAAATCCTCCGCCTGGAGGACATCCTCGCCCACGAGACGAGCCTGCTCAACGTCATCAAGACGGAGCTCAAGGAGATCCGCGAGCGCTACAGCGACAAGCGGCGCACGGAGATCACCGGCGCGGTGGAGGAGATCACCAGCGAGGACCTCATCGCCGAGGAGACCATGGTGGTGACGCTCTCGCACACCGGCTACGTGAAGCGCTCGCCGCTGTCCGAGTACCGGGCGCAGAAGCGCGGTGGGCGCGGCAAGACGGGGGCCACGACGAAGGAGGACGATTTCGTCACCGACATGTTCGTGGCGAGCACCCACGCCTTCCTCATGCCCATCACCAACAAGGGCCGGCTCTACTCGCTCAAGGTGCACGAGCTGCCGCTCGCCGGCCGCACCTCGCGCGGCAAGGCCATGGTGAACCTGGTGCAGTTCGGCGAGGGCGAGCGGCTCGCCCAGGTACTGGTGACGCGCGAGTTCGGTGAGAACCAGTTCGTCTTCTTCGTGACGAAGAAGGGCGTGGTCAAGCGCACGGACCTGTCGGCGTTCGCCAACGTGCGCGTGAGCGGCATCATCGCGCTGGGCATCGACGAGGGGGACGAGCTCGTCGCGGTGAAGATCACCGACGGCTCCAAGGACATCCTCCTGTCCACCGCGCTCGGCATGAGCATCCGCTTCCCCGAGCAGGAAGTGCGCTCCATGGGCCGCCAGGCCTACGGCGTGAAGGGCATCACCCTGGAGGACGGCGACGAGGTGGTGGGCGCCGACGTGGTGGAGAAGGACACCACCATCCTCACGGTGACGGAGAACGGCTACGGCAAGCGCACCCAGGAGGCCGAGTACCGGCAGCAGGGCCGTGGCGGCAAGGGCATCATCGACATCAAGACCACCGAGCGGAATGGCAAGGTGGTGGGCCTCGTGCCGGTGACGGACAAGGACGAGGTGATGCTGGTGACCAACGGCGGCATGCTCATCCGCATGAAGGCCAAGGAAATCTCCGTCATCGGCCGCAACACGCAGGGCGTGCGGCTCATCGCCCTGGAGAGCGCCGAGGAGAAGGTGACGGGCATCTCCAAGCTGCCCGAGTCCGAGGAGGACGAGAGCGAGGCGGGCGAGACGGGCGAAGCGGTGGCGAGCGAGTCCGCGTCCGCCGCGAAGTCCGCGCCGCCCGAGGGCGCCGAGTCGTCCGAGGACTCTGAATCGCCCGAGGGCTCCGAGCCCGAGCAGGGCTGA
- a CDS encoding YkvA family protein, whose amino-acid sequence MGTRFFRYVRDPRVPRWRRLMGVFAVAYFLFPMDVVPDFLPLLGWLDDLGVLAGVAWFMTRELENYRPEPMGWPTPVDGPRTGRSPLGER is encoded by the coding sequence ATGGGAACGCGGTTCTTCCGTTACGTGCGAGATCCTCGCGTGCCGCGGTGGCGGCGGCTGATGGGGGTGTTCGCCGTGGCCTACTTCCTCTTCCCCATGGATGTGGTGCCGGACTTCTTGCCCCTGCTGGGCTGGCTGGACGACCTCGGGGTGCTGGCCGGCGTGGCCTGGTTCATGACGCGGGAGCTGGAGAACTACCGGCCCGAGCCCATGGGGTGGCCCACGCCGGTGGACGGGCCTCGCACGGGCCGGTCTCCGCTCGGCGAGCGCTGA
- a CDS encoding tetratricopeptide repeat protein, whose amino-acid sequence MAKTSPRKAPASPKKAAAAPKKSAASAKKRPSSVKKPVAPARPAAAKKKARAPVPPSAPVEVLPPASSFPEFVAEPVAESVSEQKALPSGEASGGVAFPFEIDPKRIEEGLNKLRGEVIHWANKGRYTKVRFKFRGKQLLPDLPIAAVAAAEGLTFYWGGILRALIVTVAGGSLLQVELVNDADKRVQAGKEALLAGDLDEALAAFREALAMDRDNGGAHLNVGVALKLKGDREGALAAFERARALDPEGPLGAEAERLAAPLRPKDVATQTA is encoded by the coding sequence ATGGCGAAGACCTCACCCCGCAAGGCCCCGGCGAGCCCGAAGAAGGCCGCCGCGGCTCCGAAGAAGAGCGCCGCTTCCGCGAAGAAGCGCCCCTCGTCCGTGAAGAAGCCGGTGGCCCCGGCGCGGCCGGCCGCGGCGAAGAAGAAGGCCCGGGCCCCGGTGCCGCCCTCCGCTCCGGTGGAGGTGCTTCCCCCCGCCTCCTCCTTCCCCGAGTTCGTGGCCGAACCCGTGGCGGAGTCCGTGTCCGAGCAGAAGGCGCTGCCCTCGGGTGAGGCCTCGGGCGGCGTCGCGTTCCCCTTCGAGATCGATCCCAAGCGCATCGAGGAGGGCCTGAACAAGCTGCGCGGGGAGGTCATCCACTGGGCGAACAAGGGCCGCTACACGAAGGTGCGCTTCAAGTTCCGCGGCAAGCAACTGCTGCCGGACCTGCCCATCGCCGCCGTGGCCGCCGCCGAGGGCCTGACCTTCTACTGGGGCGGCATCCTGCGCGCGCTCATCGTCACCGTGGCCGGGGGCAGCCTGCTCCAGGTGGAGCTCGTCAACGACGCGGACAAGCGCGTGCAGGCCGGCAAGGAGGCCCTGCTCGCCGGAGACCTGGACGAGGCCCTCGCCGCCTTCCGCGAGGCGCTCGCCATGGACCGGGACAATGGCGGTGCGCACCTCAACGTGGGGGTGGCCCTCAAGCTGAAGGGAGATCGCGAGGGCGCGCTCGCCGCCTTCGAGCGCGCCAGGGCGTTGGACCCCGAGGGCCCCCTGGGCGCCGAGGCCGAGCGGCTCGCCGCCCCGCTGCGGCCCAAGGATGTCGCCACCCAGACGGCGTGA
- a CDS encoding AAA family ATPase, whose protein sequence is MATTRKKNTPTTTAAEIQRPPAEVLHAEELARLRDADNAPRPPGWNLSLHAVRRFILGDEALGVQRKFVGNPSLVDRAMVTLATNRGLMLVGEPGTAKSLLSELLAAAISGTSTLTIQGGASVTEDQIKYSWNYALLVSEGPTPRALVPAPLYTGMKEGRVVRFEEISRCPIEVQDSLLSMLSDRVLAVPELKDADAMVFAREGFNVIATANTRDRGVNEMSAALKRRFNFETVFPIGDFATELALVRDETARLLQRSGVPVTPPEDLLEVLVTTFRELRSGETREGQALERLSSVLSTAEAVSVAHAVGVRGYYLRGDGGSAADLVECLAGTAAKDNAEDLKRLRVYLEQRVSRRTGPHWRALYDARHLLPG, encoded by the coding sequence ATGGCGACGACCCGGAAGAAGAACACGCCGACGACGACGGCGGCGGAGATCCAACGGCCTCCCGCGGAAGTGCTCCACGCGGAGGAACTCGCGCGGCTGCGTGACGCGGACAACGCCCCCCGCCCCCCGGGCTGGAACCTGTCGCTGCACGCCGTGCGCCGCTTCATCCTCGGCGACGAGGCCCTGGGCGTGCAGCGCAAGTTCGTGGGCAACCCGAGCCTCGTGGACCGCGCCATGGTGACGCTCGCCACCAACCGCGGGTTGATGCTCGTGGGTGAGCCCGGCACCGCCAAGAGCCTCCTGTCCGAGCTGCTCGCCGCCGCCATCTCCGGCACCTCCACCCTCACCATCCAGGGCGGCGCCTCCGTCACCGAGGATCAAATCAAGTACTCGTGGAACTACGCGCTGCTCGTCTCCGAGGGCCCCACGCCCCGCGCGCTCGTGCCCGCCCCGCTCTACACCGGCATGAAGGAGGGCCGGGTGGTGCGCTTCGAGGAGATCTCCCGCTGCCCCATCGAGGTGCAGGACTCGCTGCTGTCCATGCTGTCCGACCGGGTGCTCGCGGTGCCGGAGCTCAAGGACGCGGACGCCATGGTGTTCGCCCGCGAGGGCTTCAACGTCATCGCCACCGCCAACACGCGCGACCGCGGCGTCAACGAGATGAGCGCGGCGCTCAAGCGGCGCTTCAACTTCGAGACGGTGTTCCCCATCGGCGACTTCGCCACCGAGCTGGCGCTCGTGCGCGACGAGACGGCGCGGCTGCTCCAGCGCTCGGGCGTGCCGGTGACGCCGCCGGAGGACTTGCTGGAAGTGCTCGTCACCACCTTCCGCGAGCTGCGCTCGGGCGAGACGCGCGAGGGCCAGGCCCTGGAGCGGCTCAGCTCGGTGCTCTCCACCGCGGAGGCCGTGTCCGTGGCCCACGCGGTGGGCGTGCGCGGCTACTACCTGCGCGGTGATGGCGGCTCGGCGGCGGACCTCGTCGAGTGTCTGGCCGGCACCGCCGCCAAGGACAACGCGGAGGATCTCAAGCGCCTGCGCGTCTACCTGGAGCAGCGCGTGTCCCGCCGAACCGGCCCCCACTGGCGCGCCCTGTACGACGCCCGCCACCTGCTGCCAGGGTGA